The proteins below come from a single Kiloniellales bacterium genomic window:
- a CDS encoding plasmid stabilization protein, which produces MATLTIRNIDDETKRLLRQRAARHERSMEEEVRQILRSAVAPHPAGGKPLGDLLVELSRPGLELPDVRDRRPHEPIAL; this is translated from the coding sequence GTGGCCACGCTAACGATCCGGAACATCGACGACGAGACCAAACGCCTGCTGCGGCAGCGGGCGGCCCGCCACGAGCGCTCGATGGAGGAGGAAGTCCGGCAGATCCTCCGATCGGCCGTGGCGCCACATCCGGCGGGGGGCAAGCCGCTGGGCGATCTGCTGGTCGAGCTTTCGCGTCCCGGGCTTGAGCTGCCGGACGTCCGTGACCGCAGGCCGCATGAACCGATCGCGCTGTGA
- a CDS encoding FkbM family methyltransferase — MLDRLKTRLKVWVKRDIRIYAFVRHKLMRLPFFLPQDIDYYALTVLSLGDGPILDIGANDGISARSINKLVPGHPIVSIEPNSVYRPVFEELQRKLPAFRFEMIAAGDEEGEIELYTPIYRGVPITAYASHDPDVATANLKHAMVHITDFDKHLTFRCVKVPVRTIDSLALNPSFVKIDIEGFEHLVLRGMKETLARALPVVMIEHNPHNFEKNQEILSQFDYRPSVFDYERRSFKCYDGGSPLNIFFLPPSVASSKSWTESSEKSPKGLV, encoded by the coding sequence ATGCTGGACAGGTTGAAAACGAGACTCAAAGTGTGGGTCAAACGCGATATTCGGATATATGCGTTCGTTCGTCACAAGCTGATGCGGCTACCTTTTTTCCTGCCGCAGGATATCGACTACTACGCGCTGACGGTGTTGTCCCTGGGCGATGGTCCGATCCTCGACATCGGCGCTAATGACGGGATCTCGGCCCGCTCGATCAACAAGCTGGTGCCAGGTCATCCCATCGTATCGATCGAGCCCAATTCCGTCTACCGGCCGGTCTTCGAAGAGCTGCAGCGAAAGCTTCCCGCTTTTCGCTTCGAAATGATCGCAGCAGGCGATGAGGAGGGGGAGATCGAACTGTACACGCCGATCTACCGCGGGGTTCCGATCACAGCCTATGCCAGTCATGACCCCGATGTCGCGACCGCCAATCTCAAACATGCCATGGTCCATATCACCGATTTCGACAAGCATCTGACCTTCCGCTGCGTCAAGGTTCCCGTTCGCACGATTGACTCGCTCGCCCTAAATCCGTCATTCGTCAAGATCGATATCGAAGGCTTCGAGCATCTGGTGTTGCGCGGCATGAAGGAGACGTTGGCGCGGGCCCTGCCGGTCGTCATGATCGAGCATAATCCGCACAATTTCGAAAAAAATCAGGAGATTTTGAGCCAGTTCGACTACCGCCCTTCGGTATTCGATTATGAGCGGCGCTCCTTCAAGTGCTATGACGGCGGCTCTCCGCTGAATATTTTCTTCCTGCCGCCGAGTGTGGCCTCCTCGAAAAGCTGGACCGAATCGAGTGAGAAAAGCCCGAAGGGATTGGTTTGA
- a CDS encoding lysylphosphatidylglycerol synthase transmembrane domain-containing protein translates to MRRDHSIDPVSGGIRGKEVVSAISEQTIEYDGAVEKKPRKVSLKLVLFKIAITVGLLLFLFNKVGLEGVAVYLKTADPVVIGLAGILLLTQVVSSTLAWSVCLRFCWGPVSRLKLLRITAIGLLFNQVLPASIGGIASRTIMLTRDGVKLNASLASIFLERFTNLLSLAVLGALGFLLAFHALSKDAAFNTMVNGGIAVVLLTMVFGFLRMSKIINSLPDAGILSKVKRALRKIRDFTQDRRSFIAAMAFGFWWNLASVVAMYFFAAAAIVDVAFVPFVSIAAICVMFAAIPISVSGWGVRESVMVALMPFAGITQEQAFAISIVFGGVLVLTRLPALILLWLPKDKK, encoded by the coding sequence GTGCGCCGGGATCACAGCATCGATCCTGTTTCGGGCGGCATACGAGGGAAAGAGGTAGTGTCAGCTATTTCCGAACAAACGATAGAATACGATGGTGCTGTCGAAAAAAAACCTCGCAAAGTCAGTCTGAAACTCGTTCTTTTCAAAATTGCCATAACCGTAGGCCTGCTTCTGTTCCTTTTCAATAAAGTCGGGCTGGAGGGTGTGGCCGTCTACCTGAAAACCGCCGATCCAGTTGTTATCGGTCTTGCCGGTATTCTTCTTCTCACCCAGGTCGTCAGTTCAACGTTGGCGTGGTCGGTTTGCCTCCGGTTCTGCTGGGGGCCGGTAAGCCGGCTGAAACTGCTGCGCATCACCGCCATCGGCCTGCTCTTCAACCAGGTCCTGCCGGCATCAATTGGCGGCATCGCGAGCCGCACCATCATGCTGACGCGTGACGGCGTGAAGCTGAATGCGTCCCTGGCCTCGATCTTTCTTGAGCGGTTTACCAACCTTCTGTCGCTGGCCGTTCTGGGCGCGCTCGGCTTTTTGTTGGCCTTTCATGCGTTGTCGAAAGACGCGGCCTTCAACACCATGGTCAATGGCGGTATCGCAGTCGTTTTGCTGACGATGGTTTTCGGCTTCCTGCGCATGAGCAAGATCATCAACTCGCTTCCCGATGCGGGCATCCTGTCAAAGGTGAAGCGGGCCTTGCGAAAAATCCGGGATTTCACTCAGGACAGAAGGTCGTTCATCGCCGCCATGGCGTTCGGCTTCTGGTGGAACCTGGCGTCCGTCGTGGCGATGTATTTTTTCGCCGCGGCCGCCATTGTCGATGTCGCCTTTGTGCCCTTTGTTTCGATCGCGGCCATTTGCGTGATGTTCGCGGCCATCCCCATTTCGGTTTCCGGCTGGGGGGTTCGCGAGAGCGTCATGGTCGCCCTTATGCCGTTTGCCGGGATCACGCAGGAGCAGGCGTTTGCCATCTCCATCGTCTTTGGTGGCGTGCTCGTGCTCACCCGGCTTCCGGCCCTCATATTGCTTTGGCTTCCCAAAGATAAGAAATGA
- a CDS encoding transposase — protein sequence MEAGDVLAALGLGIAPPWRLIGRRLEAGTRPNELQMEVAADRGARFACPERDRLCAAHDSARFTWRHLNSFQHHCYMTAFIRRAHNCLAGEAVLTPVAKALETFEKNLPRWTSTHNIARIEGLNGLFQAARARARGYRNTHIFTTMIYLVGAPLGDTFKST from the coding sequence ATGGAGGCCGGCGACGTGCTTGCTGCGCTTGGGTTGGGGATTGCGCCGCCGTGGCGGCTGATCGGCCGGCGTCTCGAAGCCGGTACGCGGCCGAACGAACTGCAGATGGAGGTTGCCGCCGATCGCGGCGCGCGGTTTGCCTGCCCGGAGCGCGACAGGCTGTGCGCGGCCCATGATTCCGCCCGGTTCACCTGGCGGCACCTGAATTCCTTCCAACATCATTGCTACATGACCGCCTTCATCCGCCGTGCCCATAACTGCCTCGCCGGCGAAGCCGTCTTGACGCCCGTCGCAAAGGCGCTCGAAACCTTCGAAAAGAATCTCCCACGCTGGACATCAACCCATAACATCGCTCGCATCGAGGGCCTCAACGGCCTGTTCCAGGCCGCCCGCGCCAGGGCCCGCGGATACCGAAACACCCACATCTTCACCACCATGATCTACCTCGTCGGCGCGCCACTCGGCGACACCTTCAAATCCACCTGA
- a CDS encoding MurR/RpiR family transcriptional regulator, whose translation MVESSDKSALTGIGRASAAGSALLSRLDQAVDRYPGALARAAQYIVENPEKVVFQSLAELSDYSEVGQASVMRLCQKLGFDGFTDFKLALSADLALRDTRSPGSEGKLDPLSRIAGLLCGSINETRALLEEPRLRRVANRLTASIRIDLFGAGVSGIIGELISYRLLRLGYHATAMRDPVLAHEVSSGLGPEAAVIAVSQSGTTPDTVKFLKHARDAGAFTVALTCHPKSALARAASETLVMARLHEPTYGSPITDVPRSVLVAEALALALSKRPDGE comes from the coding sequence TTGGTCGAAAGCAGTGATAAGTCGGCGCTGACCGGGATCGGGCGCGCATCGGCCGCGGGCTCAGCACTCTTGAGCCGGCTCGATCAGGCTGTGGATCGCTATCCCGGCGCCCTGGCGCGCGCCGCGCAATACATTGTCGAGAATCCGGAGAAGGTGGTCTTTCAATCCTTGGCAGAGCTGAGCGATTACTCCGAAGTTGGTCAGGCAAGTGTCATGCGACTCTGTCAGAAACTTGGATTCGACGGCTTCACGGACTTCAAGCTCGCCTTGTCCGCCGATCTTGCTCTGCGGGACACCCGAAGCCCGGGATCCGAGGGCAAACTCGACCCCTTAAGCCGGATCGCCGGGCTGCTTTGTGGGTCCATTAACGAGACCCGTGCGCTCTTGGAGGAACCTCGGCTTCGGAGAGTTGCAAATCGCCTGACCGCCTCCATTCGCATCGACCTTTTTGGTGCAGGCGTCTCGGGCATTATCGGTGAGTTGATCAGCTATCGCCTGCTTCGCCTCGGTTATCATGCGACCGCGATGCGTGACCCTGTGCTGGCCCACGAGGTCTCCAGCGGACTTGGCCCCGAGGCCGCGGTGATCGCCGTGTCGCAGTCAGGCACGACACCGGACACGGTGAAGTTTCTGAAGCACGCCCGAGATGCCGGCGCCTTCACGGTCGCCTTGACCTGCCACCCCAAGAGCGCGCTCGCCAGGGCCGCCAGTGAAACCTTGGTCATGGCGCGCCTCCACGAACCGACCTACGGTAGCCCCATAACCGATGTTCCACGGTCGGTGCTCGTCGCCGAGGCCCTTGCTTTGGCCCTCTCCAAACGGCCCGACGGTGAGTGA
- a CDS encoding type II toxin-antitoxin system VapC family toxin, translated as MILLDTNVVSEPLKPNPDPAVVQWLNTQAAEDLYLPAIVAAELYYGWSILPEGRRKRVSGDLIGRVVSQFEGRVVPFDLTAAVEYGRLMATARSAGVGLPILDGQIAAIARARGAALATRNVGHFEQTGIPLLNPWEGIG; from the coding sequence GTGATTCTGCTCGACACCAATGTCGTTTCGGAACCGCTGAAGCCCAACCCCGATCCCGCGGTCGTGCAATGGCTTAACACCCAGGCGGCTGAAGACCTCTATCTCCCAGCGATCGTGGCAGCCGAGCTCTACTACGGCTGGTCGATCTTGCCGGAAGGCCGGCGCAAACGGGTGAGCGGTGACCTGATCGGGCGGGTCGTAAGTCAATTCGAAGGGCGCGTCGTTCCTTTCGACCTGACGGCCGCCGTCGAGTACGGCCGCCTCATGGCGACCGCCAGGTCCGCCGGCGTCGGTCTTCCGATCCTCGACGGCCAGATCGCGGCGATCGCGAGGGCACGGGGCGCCGCTCTTGCGACGCGCAACGTCGGGCACTTCGAGCAAACGGGTATCCCGCTTCTCAATCCGTGGGAAGGCATTGGATAA
- a CDS encoding YfhO family protein — protein sequence MIHSANWMRGFRRLSERPGDWWRENADMAAVCLHLLFALFLFSPFFLAGGILVGSTDSLTVKLPMLFAGRDDFWSGSISFWDRFTNAGSSVALCSTCPGIYAPENWIYYLLPPAWGPSAMTLIYTLKYALVGIASYFLLIEEVRSRRWALFGSVMLVLSGRAIWAVTTHENLTALLAVLIALYLFWTAHRRSLGMTALLLTVDLIILAMSPTANAAAYWFLVITVFFLYRIATQKTRIPSATLFLLAASLSLPVVAFFLARLLPLLMDLQHLSQTGFQKIRWIDETRLALRLFVPEALGVHYSASRTITTLFQQGDMSIDGDSRDYYGWTVLLLIFFLLVLRTNTITKRLVFLVIFVAIAVALNYYLEPFETLARFVLGPLFHPSSIDHFMTLGVVFLAAHAGVIVTRQIRSRVSPFWNFSLLLVALFVILYVFCIWVMVWYLQHGLGEAVIITLPSLAASAVLITLAYRFRTFVFRWWWIFPFILAGITLPIAWILNGLSNQGYHFPDHTVVLGTSWLGLAAIILWLFSMSEKEHPIRAKKRSNTALGLAAIAVVFLIIPWRQDIGVSYDLWTAGRIALVGVAKFVSVLIVGVAVTVFYIKRRISARSFWMLLLALLVTEQLVALKVHSFRVMNPFSFADARLYTPRPPVKGIGGELLQMDLARYRVDGVAQLTGMPIVAQLYGTAEPLTNFARLYKLPSTSGIKQTISNRFLKLADTLEPGLTRHGARWYVGTRPKGQRFLDLTGVKYVQDPESGAVIERPTALARFMSFENWETLSVEEALRLISSPEFAPQNLAIVSRMPAELESINLSSRLNASFGIEALEDPVRAWYSDPEVALPQWIALTYSRPIRMNRITLAAQAVGASGDEHLRAPKDFVLQGSLDGEQWRDIVTAEGWQFGKNREPRSLSFNNEMEYRHYRLMILNNGNGGGLVTVNRFTLDYQPAPLNPSESSASVLDYQEELGDRITVEVNAEKPRLVLFNDTYHPGWKAWVDGVPARLENVNYAFMGVQVPKGAKRLTLSFEPVWRGWIGWLFSLATVLAVTVVALWTFALPRLASLSVGKITPMTFKSTAHSRKIAGVLVAVMLAVGLLRILVVPLG from the coding sequence ATGATCCACTCAGCTAACTGGATGCGAGGTTTTCGGCGCTTAAGCGAACGGCCCGGAGACTGGTGGCGTGAAAACGCGGACATGGCCGCGGTATGCCTTCACCTGCTGTTCGCGCTCTTCCTGTTTTCGCCCTTTTTTCTGGCGGGCGGCATATTGGTCGGCAGCACCGACAGCCTGACCGTGAAGCTGCCCATGCTGTTTGCCGGACGGGATGACTTCTGGTCGGGCAGCATTTCTTTTTGGGACCGCTTTACGAACGCTGGCTCGAGCGTTGCCCTGTGCAGCACCTGTCCAGGCATTTACGCGCCCGAGAACTGGATTTACTACCTGCTTCCCCCCGCCTGGGGGCCCTCGGCAATGACGCTGATCTATACGCTGAAATATGCGTTGGTCGGCATCGCCAGCTATTTCCTGTTGATCGAAGAAGTCAGGTCGCGCCGTTGGGCGCTCTTCGGTTCGGTGATGCTGGTCCTGAGCGGACGGGCGATCTGGGCGGTGACGACCCATGAAAATCTGACGGCTCTGCTTGCCGTGCTGATCGCGCTCTATCTGTTCTGGACGGCACATCGCCGGTCGTTGGGGATGACGGCCCTCCTATTGACCGTTGATCTGATTATTCTTGCCATGTCGCCGACGGCCAATGCGGCAGCCTACTGGTTCCTGGTGATCACGGTCTTCTTCCTCTATCGGATTGCAACCCAGAAGACACGGATTCCAAGCGCTACCTTGTTTTTGTTGGCGGCGAGCCTGTCGCTGCCGGTCGTTGCGTTCTTTCTGGCCCGCCTACTTCCCTTGCTCATGGACCTCCAGCATCTTTCGCAAACCGGATTTCAGAAGATTCGGTGGATCGATGAAACGCGGCTGGCGCTGCGCCTCTTTGTTCCAGAGGCTTTGGGCGTTCATTATTCGGCGTCGCGAACAATCACTACTCTTTTTCAACAAGGAGACATGAGTATCGATGGCGATTCACGGGATTATTACGGATGGACCGTTCTTTTGTTGATATTTTTTCTTTTGGTCCTGCGCACAAATACCATCACAAAAAGACTTGTTTTTCTCGTGATTTTCGTAGCTATCGCAGTAGCACTTAACTATTATCTGGAACCTTTTGAAACCTTGGCGCGGTTTGTTCTGGGGCCGCTTTTTCACCCCTCGTCCATCGATCATTTCATGACGCTCGGGGTGGTTTTTCTGGCCGCCCATGCCGGAGTCATCGTGACCCGCCAAATCCGCTCCAGAGTGTCCCCCTTTTGGAATTTTTCACTCCTTCTGGTCGCTCTGTTCGTCATTCTTTATGTGTTCTGCATCTGGGTTATGGTCTGGTACCTCCAGCATGGTCTTGGCGAAGCCGTCATCATAACCCTGCCTTCTCTTGCAGCCTCTGCAGTGCTGATCACATTGGCCTATCGCTTCCGGACATTTGTTTTTCGGTGGTGGTGGATTTTCCCATTCATCCTGGCCGGCATAACCCTGCCGATTGCCTGGATCTTGAACGGGCTATCGAATCAAGGATATCACTTTCCAGATCATACGGTCGTTCTCGGCACCAGCTGGCTGGGGCTCGCGGCGATTATCCTGTGGCTGTTCAGCATGTCGGAGAAAGAGCATCCGATCAGGGCCAAGAAACGGTCCAACACTGCCCTGGGACTGGCCGCCATCGCCGTTGTTTTCCTGATCATTCCCTGGCGCCAGGATATCGGCGTTTCTTACGACCTATGGACGGCGGGCCGGATTGCCCTTGTTGGTGTGGCCAAGTTTGTTTCTGTCCTCATCGTCGGGGTTGCGGTCACGGTCTTTTACATCAAGCGGCGGATCTCGGCTCGCTCGTTCTGGATGCTCTTGCTGGCTTTGCTTGTCACGGAACAGCTGGTCGCCCTGAAGGTCCACAGCTTTCGCGTGATGAACCCGTTCAGCTTCGCCGACGCCAGACTCTATACGCCGCGGCCTCCTGTCAAAGGCATCGGGGGGGAACTGCTCCAAATGGATCTGGCGCGCTATCGAGTTGACGGGGTTGCCCAGCTAACGGGCATGCCGATCGTTGCGCAGCTCTATGGCACGGCGGAGCCGCTGACCAATTTCGCCCGCCTCTACAAGCTGCCCTCAACCAGCGGAATCAAGCAGACCATTTCGAATCGCTTCCTGAAATTGGCGGACACGCTCGAGCCGGGTCTCACCCGGCACGGGGCCCGCTGGTACGTGGGGACGCGGCCCAAGGGCCAGCGCTTTCTCGATCTGACCGGCGTAAAGTATGTTCAGGATCCTGAGTCCGGAGCGGTCATTGAGCGGCCGACGGCTCTCGCCCGTTTCATGTCTTTCGAAAATTGGGAGACGTTGTCGGTTGAAGAGGCGTTGAGACTGATCAGCAGTCCCGAGTTTGCGCCCCAAAATTTGGCGATCGTCAGCCGCATGCCAGCCGAATTGGAGAGCATCAATCTATCGTCCAGGCTCAATGCGTCTTTCGGCATTGAAGCTCTTGAGGATCCGGTGCGCGCTTGGTACTCCGATCCCGAGGTGGCATTGCCTCAATGGATCGCACTCACCTATTCCCGACCCATCAGAATGAACAGGATCACGCTGGCCGCCCAGGCTGTCGGCGCCTCCGGGGACGAACATCTGCGCGCGCCCAAGGATTTCGTGCTCCAGGGCAGTCTCGACGGGGAGCAATGGCGCGATATCGTTACGGCGGAGGGGTGGCAATTTGGCAAGAACCGGGAACCGCGTTCTTTGAGCTTCAACAATGAAATGGAGTATCGGCATTACCGCCTTATGATCCTTAACAATGGGAATGGAGGCGGGCTGGTGACTGTCAATAGGTTTACCCTCGACTATCAGCCCGCGCCGCTCAACCCGTCTGAATCCTCAGCATCTGTCCTCGACTATCAGGAGGAACTGGGGGACAGGATTACCGTGGAAGTCAACGCAGAGAAGCCTCGCCTCGTTCTGTTCAACGATACCTATCACCCGGGTTGGAAGGCGTGGGTGGACGGTGTTCCCGCTCGGCTCGAAAACGTGAACTACGCCTTTATGGGCGTACAGGTGCCAAAGGGCGCAAAGCGGCTCACGCTTTCGTTCGAGCCCGTCTGGCGCGGCTGGATCGGCTGGTTGTTTTCATTGGCCACGGTGCTGGCCGTAACCGTCGTTGCGCTGTGGACATTTGCCCTCCCGCGTCTTGCGTCATTGAGCGTGGGGAAAATAACACCCATGACATTCAAATCGACAGCGCATAGCCGCAAAATTGCCGGTGTATTGGTGGCCGTCATGTTGGCGGTCGGTCTGCTGCGTATTCTGGTCGTCCCCCTGGGATGA
- the dusA gene encoding tRNA dihydrouridine(20/20a) synthase DusA: MTFRVNRRLSVAPMMDWTDRHCRYLLRLISRRVLLYTEMVPMGAVLHGDRARFLGFDPAEHPLALQLGGAEPENLAACARLAEAQGYDEVNLNVGCPSDRVQQARFGACLMAEPDLVARCIAAMRDAVKIPVTVKSRIGIDDQDGYADLLRFVDSVAAAGCRSFTVHARKAWLQGLSPKQNREIPPLHYDRVYRLKAERPEQEIVINGGIRSLDEAEAHLARVDGVMIGRAAYQDPYLLAEADRRLFGERGPAVERAAVVEAMIVYARRETARGVPVKCITRHMLGLFNGLPGARAWRRSLSESAHRPGAGAEVIALAFDAFMARQVRSSAA; encoded by the coding sequence GTGACGTTCCGTGTAAACCGCAGACTTTCCGTTGCCCCTATGATGGACTGGACGGACCGGCACTGCCGCTACCTGCTGCGGCTGATCAGCCGGCGCGTGCTGCTCTACACCGAGATGGTGCCGATGGGAGCCGTGCTGCACGGCGACCGGGCGCGCTTTCTCGGCTTCGACCCGGCGGAGCATCCTTTGGCGCTGCAGCTTGGCGGGGCCGAGCCGGAGAACCTGGCCGCCTGCGCGCGCCTGGCCGAGGCCCAGGGCTACGACGAGGTCAACCTCAACGTCGGCTGCCCCAGCGACCGGGTCCAGCAGGCGCGCTTCGGCGCCTGCCTCATGGCCGAGCCGGACCTGGTCGCCCGCTGCATCGCCGCGATGCGGGACGCGGTCAAAATTCCGGTCACGGTGAAGTCTCGGATCGGCATCGACGATCAGGACGGCTACGCCGACCTGCTGCGCTTCGTCGACAGCGTGGCGGCGGCCGGCTGCCGCAGCTTCACGGTGCACGCCCGCAAGGCCTGGCTTCAGGGCCTTAGCCCGAAGCAGAACCGCGAGATCCCACCGCTGCATTACGACCGGGTCTATCGCCTCAAGGCCGAGCGGCCGGAGCAGGAGATCGTCATCAACGGCGGGATCCGGAGCCTGGACGAGGCCGAGGCCCATCTGGCGCGGGTCGACGGAGTCATGATCGGCCGCGCCGCCTATCAGGACCCCTACCTCCTGGCCGAGGCCGACCGCCGGCTCTTCGGCGAGCGTGGCCCGGCGGTCGAGCGGGCGGCGGTGGTCGAGGCGATGATTGTCTACGCCCGCCGTGAGACCGCGCGGGGGGTGCCGGTCAAGTGCATCACGCGGCACATGCTTGGCCTGTTCAACGGCCTGCCGGGCGCCCGGGCCTGGCGCCGCAGCCTGAGCGAATCCGCGCATCGGCCCGGCGCCGGCGCCGAGGTGATCGCCTTGGCCTTCGACGCGTTCATGGCCCGGCAGGTGCGGTCGAGCGCCGCGTGA
- a CDS encoding NAD-dependent epimerase/dehydratase family protein, giving the protein MRVLILGGDGFCGWPTSLHLSRQGHDVVIADNMSRRKIDIELEVDSLTPIQPMSVRLQAWREVSNGLIDFVSIDLAENYHRLLTLLKEFQPDAVVHFAEQRAAPYSMKSAWHKRYTVDNNTSVTNNLLAAIVEAGVDTHVVHLGTMGVYGYGTVGVPIPEGYLAVKLTTPNGEDVEKDILYPANPGSIYHLTKTMDQLMFAYYNKNDGIRVTDLHQGIVWGTHTHETALDERLMNRFDYDGDYGTVLNRFLMQAAVGYPLTVHGTGGQTRAFIHIRDTVRCIQLAIENPPAAGDRVRIFNQMTETHRVRDLAKLVSEMTGAPINYVPTPRVEADENELMVEGAGLIELGLRPTRLETGLLHEVSEIATKYAHRCDKSRIPCVSYWNETVAKRAKEAADEVREGQGRESLQ; this is encoded by the coding sequence ATGAGAGTTCTGATCCTTGGGGGTGATGGGTTTTGCGGTTGGCCGACATCGTTGCACCTGAGCCGGCAAGGACACGACGTCGTCATCGCCGACAACATGTCGAGGCGCAAGATCGATATCGAACTCGAGGTGGATTCCCTTACGCCGATCCAGCCCATGTCGGTCCGGTTGCAGGCTTGGCGAGAAGTTTCGAATGGGTTGATCGACTTTGTTTCAATCGATCTGGCGGAGAACTACCACCGCTTGTTGACACTCCTAAAAGAGTTTCAACCTGACGCGGTCGTTCATTTTGCCGAACAGCGCGCCGCGCCCTATTCGATGAAGAGCGCCTGGCACAAGCGCTACACCGTCGACAACAACACAAGTGTCACCAACAACCTGCTGGCGGCCATCGTCGAAGCTGGTGTCGATACCCACGTTGTGCACCTTGGTACGATGGGCGTTTACGGTTACGGGACGGTTGGCGTTCCGATCCCTGAAGGCTATCTGGCCGTCAAGCTCACCACACCTAACGGCGAAGATGTGGAGAAAGACATTCTCTACCCCGCCAATCCGGGCAGCATTTACCATCTAACCAAGACGATGGATCAGCTGATGTTTGCCTATTACAACAAGAACGACGGCATCCGCGTCACCGATCTGCATCAGGGCATCGTCTGGGGCACGCATACACACGAAACTGCGCTCGACGAGCGTTTAATGAACCGCTTCGACTATGACGGCGATTACGGCACGGTACTCAACAGATTTCTCATGCAGGCCGCGGTCGGCTATCCCCTGACCGTGCACGGAACGGGCGGTCAGACGCGGGCCTTTATCCATATTCGCGATACAGTTCGCTGCATCCAGCTGGCGATCGAAAACCCGCCGGCGGCGGGCGACAGGGTGCGCATTTTCAATCAGATGACGGAAACGCACCGGGTGCGCGACCTGGCAAAGCTGGTCTCTGAAATGACCGGTGCGCCGATCAATTACGTTCCCACTCCGCGCGTGGAAGCGGATGAGAACGAGTTGATGGTCGAAGGGGCCGGGTTGATCGAGCTCGGCCTTCGTCCAACGCGGCTGGAAACCGGGCTTTTGCACGAAGTCAGCGAGATCGCGACGAAGTACGCACACCGCTGCGACAAGAGCCGCATACCCTGCGTTTCCTATTGGAACGAAACCGTCGCCAAGCGTGCGAAAGAAGCGGCAGATGAAGTTCGTGAAGGGCAGGGTCGAGAGTCTTTGCAGTAG
- a CDS encoding sugar ABC transporter permease, producing the protein MTALGADSSDTPASRALRPAGRPHARTFSLFAYAFVAPAGLLLLALILLPLISVLILSATDYILAEIRLSFVGLKNYQKLLADAGARRALGNTLVYVGIVMPVSVALGLLLALLLHRRGRSRRFYEVVFFLPVTSTMVAMAVVWQYLLHGRIGPINAVLAGIGFPRLDFLTDPEIALYALAAIGVWQLTGFTMVLFLAGLTAIPNEVYEAAALDGADRGFERFWRISWPLLAPTTLFVVVITSITAFQVFDTVAVLTQGGLI; encoded by the coding sequence ATGACGGCGCTCGGCGCAGACTCTTCTGACACGCCCGCGTCCCGGGCTTTGCGCCCGGCTGGACGGCCCCATGCGAGGACGTTCTCGCTCTTCGCTTACGCCTTCGTCGCGCCGGCCGGTCTGCTCCTTCTCGCGCTGATTCTGCTCCCTTTGATCAGCGTGCTGATCCTCAGCGCTACCGATTACATTCTAGCAGAGATCCGCCTCTCGTTTGTCGGGCTGAAAAACTATCAGAAGCTCTTGGCAGATGCCGGGGCGCGGCGCGCCCTCGGGAACACGCTCGTCTACGTCGGCATCGTCATGCCGGTCTCGGTCGCGCTCGGCCTCCTGTTGGCCCTGCTGTTGCATCGGCGAGGCCGCAGCCGTCGCTTCTACGAGGTCGTCTTCTTTCTACCCGTGACCAGCACCATGGTCGCGATGGCGGTGGTCTGGCAGTACCTATTGCATGGACGTATTGGTCCGATCAATGCGGTCCTTGCCGGAATTGGCTTCCCGCGCCTGGATTTTCTTACCGATCCCGAGATCGCCCTCTACGCTCTGGCCGCTATCGGTGTCTGGCAGTTGACCGGCTTCACTATGGTTTTGTTCCTCGCCGGTCTGACCGCAATTCCTAATGAGGTCTATGAGGCGGCGGCGCTCGACGGCGCCGACCGCGGCTTCGAACGCTTCTGGCGTATCTCCTGGCCGCTTCTGGCGCCGACGACCTTGTTCGTTGTCGTCATCACCTCGATCACGGCCTTCCAGGTCTTCGACACCGTCGCCGTGCTGACCCAAGGCGGCCTGATCTAA